From one Pseudomonas fluorescens genomic stretch:
- a CDS encoding RnfABCDGE type electron transport complex subunit D, protein MAVADNSERLRSTMALVLLACAPGLLTLLWLHGWGLLLNLLLCASAALATEAVLLKLQQRPSLPALNDGSALVTAVLLTAALPAYAPWWLPMIAASSAIALGKQLYGGVGKNLFNPAMVGYALVLLTFAQHMTQWPVTQVLGLADTLQQVFGLDLGNRPDAWAQATVLDGLRNNRSLTIDELFASHPGFGHVGGRGSEAVNLAFLLGGLLLLQRKVISWHAPVGLLASLFVVSLLCWNGSGSDSNGSPLLHLLSGSTMLAAFFIVTEPVSGPKSPKAKLLFGVGAGLLIYLIRTWGSYPDGAAFAVLLMNLCVPALERWAERGQTP, encoded by the coding sequence ATGGCCGTGGCTGATAACAGTGAGCGCCTGCGCAGCACCATGGCCCTGGTGCTGCTGGCCTGTGCGCCCGGGTTGCTGACCCTGCTTTGGCTGCATGGCTGGGGGCTGCTGCTGAACTTGCTGCTGTGCGCCAGTGCGGCGCTGGCAACCGAAGCTGTGCTGCTGAAACTGCAACAAAGACCGAGCTTGCCGGCACTCAACGACGGCAGCGCATTGGTCACTGCCGTTCTGCTGACCGCAGCACTGCCCGCCTACGCCCCCTGGTGGCTGCCAATGATTGCTGCCAGCAGCGCCATTGCCTTGGGCAAACAACTTTACGGCGGGGTCGGCAAGAACCTGTTCAACCCCGCGATGGTTGGCTATGCACTGGTGTTGCTGACATTCGCGCAGCATATGACCCAGTGGCCGGTGACCCAGGTGCTGGGCCTGGCAGACACGCTGCAACAGGTGTTCGGGCTTGATCTGGGCAACCGGCCCGATGCCTGGGCGCAAGCGACGGTACTGGACGGCCTGCGCAACAACCGCAGCCTGACCATCGATGAGCTGTTCGCCAGCCACCCGGGCTTTGGGCACGTTGGCGGCCGCGGCAGCGAAGCGGTCAACCTGGCCTTTCTGCTCGGCGGCTTGCTGCTGTTACAACGCAAGGTCATCAGCTGGCACGCCCCGGTCGGCCTGCTGGCCAGCCTGTTCGTGGTCAGCCTGCTGTGCTGGAACGGCTCGGGCTCGGACTCCAATGGCTCGCCACTGCTGCATCTGCTGTCCGGCTCGACCATGCTGGCGGCGTTCTTCATCGTCACCGAGCCGGTATCAGGGCCGAAAAGCCCCAAAGCCAAGTTGCTGTTTGGCGTCGGCGCGGGCTTGCTCATCTATCTGATTCGGACCTGGGGCAGCTATCCGGACGGCGCCGCATTCGCGGTACTG
- a CDS encoding Rnf-Nqr domain containing protein, translating to MSEFFLALVSAALINNLVLHQGLAIDPLLRSATDQRRRRMHALGLATLLLLVLAVGLGQLIFRLALRPLQLEYLRLFVFLPLCVLLIKPLLNLLTRLLPTLPFDGLLPLLLTNVALLGLSLQASEGGYGITQTLGWSLGGGLGLWLALSLFSDLRQRSDNDDIPAAFRGLPIELIGAGVMAMAFLGFNGLFNP from the coding sequence ATGAGCGAATTTTTCCTGGCCCTGGTCAGCGCCGCGCTGATCAACAACCTGGTCCTGCACCAGGGATTGGCCATCGACCCCTTGCTGCGCAGCGCCACCGATCAGCGTCGGCGCCGGATGCATGCGTTGGGCCTGGCGACCTTGCTGCTGCTGGTATTGGCGGTCGGGCTTGGGCAACTGATTTTTCGCCTGGCGCTGCGGCCCCTGCAGCTTGAGTATCTGCGCTTGTTCGTGTTCCTGCCGCTGTGCGTACTGCTGATCAAACCGCTGCTCAACCTGCTGACACGCCTGCTGCCGACCCTGCCCTTCGATGGCTTGCTGCCCTTGCTGCTGACCAACGTGGCGCTGCTAGGCTTGAGCCTGCAGGCCAGTGAAGGCGGTTACGGCATTACGCAAACCCTGGGCTGGAGCCTGGGCGGCGGCCTGGGTTTGTGGCTGGCCCTGAGCCTGTTCAGCGACCTGCGCCAGCGCAGCGACAACGACGACATCCCCGCGGCCTTTCGCGGCCTGCCGATCGAGCTGATCGGCGCTGGCGTAATGGCCATGGCGTTTCTCGGTTTCAACGGATTATTCAACCCATGA
- a CDS encoding succinylglutamate desuccinylase/aspartoacylase family protein codes for MHHSTHDILAPVPGIARQIHSFHFGPRGAGKIYIQASLHADELPGMLVAWHLKQRLAELEAQGLLRREIVLVPIANPVGLEQVLMDVPLGRYELQSGENFNRHFVDLSDQIGDQIADHLSQDPQHNIALIRESLRRALDAHAAHTPLQSQRLTLQRLACDAEMVLDLHCDFEAVAHLYTTPEAWPQVEPLSRYLGAQASLLATDSGGQSFDECFTLVWWQLQQRFGKQFPIPQGSFSVTVELRGQGDVSHPLAKHDCAAILDYLIRYGAIEGEPAALPALSYPATPLAGVEPVATPLGGLLVFHVKPGQYLQADELIAEVIDPLSDQVTPVRNSQPGLLYARSLRRMATAGMVIAHVAGNQAYRSGYLLSP; via the coding sequence ATGCATCACTCGACTCACGACATTCTGGCGCCGGTGCCCGGCATTGCCCGCCAGATCCACAGCTTCCACTTCGGCCCGCGTGGGGCCGGCAAGATCTACATCCAGGCGTCGCTGCATGCCGATGAACTGCCCGGCATGCTGGTGGCCTGGCACCTCAAGCAACGCCTGGCTGAGCTTGAGGCCCAGGGCTTGCTGCGCCGCGAAATCGTGCTGGTGCCGATCGCCAACCCGGTGGGCCTGGAACAGGTGCTCATGGATGTACCCCTGGGCCGTTACGAGCTGCAGAGCGGCGAGAACTTCAACCGCCACTTCGTCGACCTGAGCGACCAGATCGGCGACCAGATTGCCGATCACCTGAGCCAGGACCCGCAGCACAACATCGCCCTGATCCGCGAAAGCCTGCGCCGCGCCCTGGATGCCCATGCCGCCCACACCCCGCTGCAATCCCAGCGCCTGACCTTGCAGCGCCTGGCCTGCGATGCCGAGATGGTGCTCGACCTGCACTGCGACTTCGAGGCCGTGGCGCACCTGTACACCACCCCCGAAGCCTGGCCGCAGGTCGAGCCGCTGTCCCGCTACCTGGGCGCCCAGGCCAGCCTGCTGGCCACCGATTCGGGCGGCCAGTCCTTCGATGAATGCTTCACCCTGGTCTGGTGGCAATTGCAGCAGCGCTTCGGCAAACAGTTCCCGATCCCCCAGGGCAGCTTCTCGGTAACCGTCGAATTGCGCGGCCAGGGCGATGTCAGCCATCCGCTGGCCAAACACGACTGCGCGGCGATCCTCGATTACCTGATCCGCTACGGCGCCATTGAAGGCGAACCCGCCGCGCTGCCCGCGCTGAGCTACCCGGCAACGCCGCTGGCCGGGGTGGAGCCGGTGGCAACGCCGCTGGGCGGTTTGCTGGTGTTCCACGTCAAACCCGGCCAGTACCTGCAGGCCGATGAGCTGATCGCCGAAGTCATCGACCCGCTCAGCGACCAGGTCACCCCGGTACGCAACAGCCAGCCCGGCCTGCTCTATGCCCGCTCTTTGCGGCGCATGGCCACTGCCGGCATGGTTATCGCCCACGTGGCAGGCAACCAGGCCTACCGCAGCGGCTACCTGCTGTCGCCTTGA
- a CDS encoding transporter substrate-binding domain-containing protein, with amino-acid sequence MKKAWLTLSALALCLAAGNTLAKEYKELRFGVDPSYAPFESKAADGTLVGFDIDLGNAICAELKVKCKWVESDFDGMIPGLKANKFDGVISSMTVTPAREKVIDFSSELFSGPTGLVFKKGAGLTADPASLKGKTVGYEQGTIQEAYAKAVLDKAGVKTQAYANQDQVYADLTSGRLDASIQDMLQAELGFLKSPKGADYEVSEPVDSELLPSKTAIGIKKGNTELKALLDKGIKALHDDGTYAQIQKKHFGDLNLYSGK; translated from the coding sequence ATGAAAAAAGCATGGCTGACGCTTTCCGCACTCGCGTTGTGTCTGGCTGCGGGGAACACCCTGGCCAAGGAATACAAGGAGCTGCGCTTCGGCGTCGATCCGTCTTATGCACCGTTCGAATCGAAGGCCGCCGACGGTACCCTGGTGGGCTTCGATATCGACCTGGGCAATGCCATCTGCGCAGAGCTCAAGGTCAAGTGCAAGTGGGTGGAAAGTGACTTTGACGGCATGATTCCGGGGCTCAAGGCCAACAAATTCGATGGCGTGATCTCGTCGATGACCGTTACCCCGGCACGCGAAAAAGTCATCGATTTCTCCAGCGAACTGTTCTCCGGCCCCACCGGCCTGGTGTTCAAGAAAGGTGCAGGCCTGACCGCCGACCCGGCCTCGCTCAAGGGCAAGACCGTCGGCTACGAACAAGGCACCATCCAGGAAGCCTACGCCAAGGCCGTGCTGGACAAAGCCGGGGTCAAGACCCAGGCCTACGCCAACCAGGACCAGGTCTATGCCGACCTGACCTCCGGGCGCCTGGATGCCTCGATCCAGGACATGCTTCAGGCTGAGCTGGGCTTTCTCAAGTCGCCCAAAGGCGCCGACTATGAAGTCAGCGAACCGGTCGACAGCGAACTGCTGCCGTCCAAGACCGCCATCGGTATCAAAAAAGGTAACACTGAGCTCAAGGCGCTCCTGGACAAAGGTATCAAAGCGTTACACGACGACGGTACCTATGCCCAAATCCAGAAAAAGCACTTCGGTGACCTGAACCTCTACAGCGGCAAATAA
- the metG gene encoding methionine--tRNA ligase, with translation MSEPRQILVTSALPYANGSIHLGHMLEYIQTDMWVRFQKLRGNQCIYVCADDAHGSAIMLRAEKEGITPEQLIAAVQAEHSGDFADFLVEFDNFHSTHAEENRELSSQIYLKLRDAGHIATRSITQYFDPDKKMFLADRFIKGTCPKCATEDQYGDNCEKCGATYAPTELKNPKSAISGATPVLKDSQHFFFKLPDFQAMLQQWTRSGTLQDAVANKIAEWLDAGLQEWDISRDAPYFGFEIPGEPGKYFYVWLDAPIGYMASFKNLCARRPELDFDAFWNKDSKAELYHFIGKDIVNFHALFWPAMLEGAGYRKPTGINVHGYLTVNGSKMSKSRGTFIKARTYLDHLAPEYLRYYYASKLGRGVDDLDLNLEDFIQKVNSDLVGKVVNIASRCAGFIHKGNDGVMVAGDVAPELTEAFLAAAPGIAEAYEGRDFARAMREIMALADRANAWIADKAPWSLAKQEGKQDEVQAICAQGINLFRQLVIFLKPVLPVLAADAEAFLNVAPLTWADHQTRLSNHQLNPFKALMSRIDPAKVEAMTAASKEDLAASQTSVVTGNGELAKDPLSAEIDFDTFAAVDLRVALILKAEAVEGADKLLRLTLDIGDEQRNVFSGIKSAYPDPAKLEGRLTMMIANLKPRKMRFGISEGMVMAAGPGGEEIYLLSPDSGAKPGQRIK, from the coding sequence ATGTCCGAGCCACGTCAGATTCTCGTCACCAGCGCCCTGCCCTATGCCAATGGTTCCATTCACCTTGGCCATATGCTCGAGTACATCCAGACAGACATGTGGGTGCGCTTCCAGAAGCTTCGCGGCAACCAGTGCATTTATGTCTGCGCTGACGACGCCCACGGTTCGGCCATCATGCTGCGCGCCGAGAAGGAAGGCATCACCCCCGAGCAACTGATTGCCGCCGTCCAGGCCGAGCACAGCGGGGATTTCGCCGACTTCCTGGTCGAGTTCGACAACTTTCACTCGACCCACGCCGAAGAAAACCGCGAACTGTCGAGCCAGATTTACCTCAAGCTGCGTGACGCCGGGCACATCGCTACCCGTTCGATCACTCAGTATTTCGACCCGGACAAAAAGATGTTCCTGGCCGATCGCTTCATCAAGGGCACCTGCCCCAAGTGCGCCACTGAAGACCAGTACGGCGACAACTGCGAAAAATGCGGTGCCACCTACGCACCAACCGAGCTGAAGAACCCCAAGTCGGCGATTTCCGGCGCCACCCCGGTGCTCAAGGACTCGCAGCACTTCTTCTTCAAGCTGCCCGACTTCCAGGCCATGCTCCAGCAGTGGACCCGCAGCGGCACCCTGCAGGACGCGGTAGCCAACAAGATCGCCGAATGGCTGGATGCCGGCCTGCAGGAATGGGACATTTCCCGCGACGCGCCGTACTTCGGCTTCGAGATCCCCGGCGAGCCGGGCAAGTACTTCTACGTCTGGCTGGATGCCCCGATCGGTTACATGGCCAGCTTCAAGAACCTTTGCGCCCGGCGGCCGGAGCTGGACTTCGACGCGTTCTGGAACAAGGACTCGAAAGCCGAGCTGTATCACTTCATCGGCAAGGACATCGTCAACTTCCACGCCCTGTTCTGGCCCGCCATGCTCGAAGGCGCCGGCTACCGCAAGCCGACCGGCATCAACGTGCACGGCTACCTGACCGTCAACGGTTCGAAGATGTCCAAGTCGCGCGGCACCTTCATCAAGGCCCGCACTTACCTGGATCACCTGGCGCCGGAATACCTGCGCTACTATTACGCCTCCAAGCTTGGCCGCGGCGTCGACGACCTCGACCTGAACCTGGAAGACTTCATCCAGAAGGTCAACTCCGACCTGGTTGGCAAGGTGGTCAACATCGCCAGCCGCTGCGCCGGCTTCATCCACAAGGGTAACGACGGCGTCATGGTGGCCGGCGACGTCGCACCTGAACTGACCGAAGCCTTTCTCGCCGCCGCCCCAGGCATCGCCGAAGCCTACGAAGGCCGCGACTTTGCCCGCGCCATGCGCGAAATCATGGCCCTGGCCGATCGGGCCAACGCCTGGATCGCCGACAAGGCACCGTGGTCGCTGGCCAAGCAGGAAGGCAAGCAGGACGAAGTCCAGGCAATCTGCGCCCAGGGCATCAACCTGTTCCGCCAGTTGGTGATCTTCCTCAAGCCGGTGCTGCCAGTGCTGGCCGCCGACGCCGAGGCGTTCCTCAACGTCGCGCCGCTGACCTGGGCTGACCACCAGACCCGCCTGAGCAACCACCAACTCAACCCGTTCAAGGCACTGATGAGCCGTATCGACCCAGCCAAGGTCGAAGCCATGACCGCCGCGTCCAAGGAAGACCTGGCCGCCAGCCAGACCAGCGTTGTCACCGGCAACGGCGAACTGGCCAAGGACCCGCTGTCGGCGGAAATCGACTTCGACACCTTCGCCGCCGTCGATCTGCGGGTTGCCCTGATCCTCAAGGCCGAAGCCGTGGAAGGCGCCGACAAGCTGCTGCGCCTGACCCTGGACATCGGCGATGAGCAGCGCAACGTGTTCTCCGGGATCAAGTCGGCCTACCCGGACCCGGCCAAGCTCGAAGGTCGCCTGACCATGATGATCGCCAACCTCAAGCCACGCAAAATGCGTTTCGGCATCTCCGAAGGCATGGTCATGGCTGCAGGCCCCGGCGGTGAAGAGATCTACCTGCTCAGCCCTGACAGCGGCGCCAAGCCGGGCCAGCGCATCAAGTAA
- the dcd gene encoding dCTP deaminase translates to MSIKSDKWIRRMAQEHGMIEPFVERQVRGESDNRLISFGVSSYGYDVRCADEFKVFTNINSATVDPKNFDAGSFVDVKSDVCIIPPNSFALARTVEYFRIPRNVLTICLGKSTYARCGIIVNVTPLEPEWEGHVTLEFSNTTTLPAKIYANEGVAQMLFLESDEECEVSYKDRGGKYQGQRGVTLPRT, encoded by the coding sequence ATGAGCATCAAATCGGACAAGTGGATTCGCCGCATGGCGCAGGAACACGGCATGATCGAGCCGTTCGTCGAGCGCCAGGTGCGCGGTGAGAGCGACAACCGGCTGATCTCCTTCGGCGTCTCCAGCTACGGCTACGACGTGCGCTGCGCCGACGAGTTCAAGGTGTTCACCAACATCAACTCGGCGACCGTCGACCCGAAAAACTTCGATGCCGGCAGCTTTGTCGACGTCAAGAGCGACGTCTGCATCATTCCGCCGAACTCCTTCGCCCTGGCCCGCACCGTCGAGTACTTCCGTATCCCGCGCAACGTGCTGACCATCTGCCTGGGCAAGAGCACCTACGCCCGCTGCGGCATCATCGTCAACGTCACCCCGCTTGAACCCGAGTGGGAAGGGCACGTGACCCTGGAGTTCTCCAACACCACCACGCTGCCGGCGAAGATCTACGCCAACGAAGGCGTGGCGCAGATGCTCTTCCTCGAATCCGATGAAGAGTGCGAAGTGTCCTATAAGGATCGTGGCGGCAAGTACCAGGGCCAGCGCGGCGTCACCCTGCCACGCACCTGA
- a CDS encoding ABC transporter permease gives MFEDLLQFLGLSAFSLKGFGPLLLQGTWMTIKLSIMSLLVSVGLGLLGASAKLSPLRPLRLIAQAYTTLIRGVPDLVLMLLIFYSLQTWLTTLTDTMEWEYIEIDPFAAGVITLGFIYGAYFTETFRGAILAVPRGQVEAATAYGLKRLQRFRFVVFPQMMRFALPGIGNNWMVMLKATALVSIIGLADLVKAAQDAGKSSYQLFYFLVVAAFIYLLITSASNVALRWLERRYNVGTREAIR, from the coding sequence ATGTTCGAAGACCTGCTGCAGTTCCTGGGGCTCTCGGCATTCAGCTTGAAGGGCTTCGGCCCCTTGCTGCTGCAGGGCACCTGGATGACCATCAAGCTGTCCATCATGTCGCTGCTGGTCAGCGTTGGCCTGGGCCTGCTCGGCGCCAGTGCCAAGCTCTCGCCGCTGCGCCCGCTACGCCTGATCGCCCAGGCCTACACCACGCTGATTCGCGGGGTTCCGGACCTGGTGCTGATGCTGCTGATTTTCTACAGCCTGCAAACCTGGCTGACCACCCTGACCGATACCATGGAATGGGAATACATCGAAATCGACCCGTTTGCCGCCGGGGTGATCACCCTCGGCTTCATCTACGGCGCCTATTTCACCGAAACTTTTCGCGGCGCCATCCTCGCCGTGCCCCGTGGCCAGGTTGAAGCGGCCACCGCTTATGGCCTCAAGCGCCTGCAACGCTTTCGCTTCGTGGTCTTCCCGCAAATGATGCGCTTCGCCCTGCCAGGCATCGGCAACAACTGGATGGTGATGCTCAAGGCCACTGCGCTGGTGTCGATCATCGGTCTGGCCGACCTGGTCAAGGCCGCCCAGGACGCCGGCAAGAGCAGCTACCAGCTGTTCTACTTTCTGGTCGTCGCCGCGTTCATCTACCTGTTGATCACCAGCGCCTCGAACGTTGCCCTGCGCTGGCTGGAACGGCGCTATAACGTCGGCACCCGGGAGGCCATCCGATGA
- a CDS encoding cold-shock protein: MSNRQTGTVKWFNDEKGFGFITPQSGDDLFVHFKAIKADGFKSLKEGQAVSFIATRGQKGMQAEEVEVI, translated from the coding sequence ATGTCCAATCGCCAAACCGGTACCGTTAAGTGGTTCAACGATGAAAAAGGCTTCGGCTTCATCACCCCACAATCCGGTGACGACCTGTTCGTACACTTCAAAGCCATCAAAGCTGACGGCTTCAAAAGCCTGAAAGAAGGCCAAGCGGTCTCTTTCATCGCTACCCGCGGTCAGAAAGGCATGCAGGCTGAAGAAGTAGAAGTTATCTAA
- a CDS encoding ABC transporter permease has product MIELLQEYWRAFLYTDGTHITGLAMTLWLLTAALAIGFVVSIPLSIARVSPRFWVRWPVQFYTYLFRGTPLYIQLLICYTGIYSLEAVRAQPLLDSFFRDAMNCTILAFALNTCAYTTEIFAGAIRSMNHGEVEAAKAYGLRGWKLYAYIIMPSALRRSLPYYSNEVILMLHSTTVAFTATVPDILKVARDANSATFLTFQSFGIAALIYLCVTFALVGLFRIAERRWLAFLGPTH; this is encoded by the coding sequence ATGATCGAGCTCTTGCAGGAATACTGGCGCGCCTTCCTCTACACCGACGGCACGCACATCACCGGCCTGGCGATGACCCTGTGGCTGCTCACCGCAGCCCTGGCGATCGGCTTCGTGGTCTCGATCCCGTTGTCGATCGCACGGGTTTCGCCGCGCTTCTGGGTTCGCTGGCCCGTGCAGTTCTACACCTATCTGTTTCGCGGCACGCCGCTGTATATCCAGTTGCTGATCTGCTACACGGGGATCTACAGCTTGGAAGCGGTGCGCGCGCAGCCGCTGCTCGACAGTTTTTTCCGCGATGCGATGAACTGCACCATCCTCGCCTTTGCCCTGAACACCTGTGCCTACACCACGGAGATCTTCGCCGGGGCGATCCGCAGCATGAACCATGGTGAAGTCGAGGCCGCCAAGGCCTATGGCCTGCGCGGCTGGAAACTTTATGCTTATATCATCATGCCGTCGGCGCTGCGCCGCTCGCTGCCCTACTACAGCAACGAAGTGATCCTGATGCTGCATTCCACCACGGTCGCCTTCACCGCCACCGTGCCGGACATCCTCAAGGTCGCCCGCGACGCCAACTCGGCCACGTTTCTGACCTTTCAGTCGTTCGGCATCGCCGCACTGATCTATCTGTGCGTGACCTTCGCCCTGGTAGGGCTGTTTCGCATCGCCGAACGTCGCTGGCTGGCTTTTCTAGGACCGACACACTAG
- a CDS encoding ABC transporter ATP-binding protein produces MYKLTIEDLHKRYGEHHVLKGVSLKAKTGDVICLIGASGSGKSTFLRCINFLEQPNEGSMTLDGKPVHMTQDHHGLHVTDPDELQRLRTRLAMVFQHFNLWSHLSVLDNIAMAPRRVLGVSKHEAEERARRYLDKVGLAPRVADQYPAFLSGGQQQRVAIARALAMEPEVMLFDEPTSALDPELVGEVLRVIQGLAEEGRTMIMVTHEMAFARKVASQVMFLHQGLVEEQGPPDEVLGSPKSERLRQFLSGNLK; encoded by the coding sequence ATGTACAAACTGACCATCGAAGACCTGCACAAACGCTACGGCGAGCACCATGTGCTCAAGGGCGTTTCGCTCAAGGCCAAGACCGGCGACGTGATCTGCCTGATCGGCGCCAGCGGCTCGGGCAAGAGTACCTTCCTGCGCTGCATCAACTTCCTCGAGCAACCCAACGAAGGCAGCATGACCCTCGATGGCAAGCCGGTGCACATGACCCAGGACCACCATGGCCTGCATGTCACCGACCCGGACGAACTGCAGCGCCTGCGTACGCGCCTGGCCATGGTGTTCCAGCACTTCAACCTGTGGAGCCACCTGAGCGTGCTGGACAACATCGCCATGGCGCCGCGGCGGGTGCTGGGCGTCAGCAAACATGAGGCCGAAGAGCGCGCTCGCCGATACCTGGACAAGGTTGGCCTGGCGCCGCGGGTGGCGGATCAATACCCGGCGTTCCTCTCCGGCGGCCAGCAGCAACGGGTGGCCATCGCCCGGGCCTTGGCCATGGAGCCGGAAGTCATGCTGTTCGATGAACCGACCTCGGCCCTTGACCCGGAGCTGGTCGGCGAAGTGCTGCGGGTAATCCAGGGCCTGGCCGAAGAAGGCCGGACCATGATCATGGTCACCCACGAAATGGCCTTCGCGCGCAAAGTGGCGAGCCAGGTGATGTTCCTCCACCAGGGGCTGGTGGAGGAGCAAGGGCCGCCGGACGAGGTACTGGGCAGTCCGAAAAGCGAACGCCTGCGCCAGTTCCTCAGCGGCAACCTCAAGTAG
- the apbC gene encoding iron-sulfur cluster carrier protein ApbC, producing MSAVTRAAVEAVLRQYTDPYLNQDPVSAGCVQAIDIQGDRVSVQLQLGYAAGLFKNGWAQVLQTAVEGIDGVASAQVEINCVIAAHKAQAQIPGLANVKNIIAVASGKGGVGKSTTAANLALALAREGARVGILDADIYGPSQGVMFGIAEGTRPQIRDQKWFVPLKAHGVEVMSMAFLTDDNTPMVWRGPMVSGALLQLVTQTAWDDLDYLVIDMPPGTGDIQLTLAQKVPVAGSVIVTTPQDLALLDAKKGVEMFRKVNIPVLGVVENMAVHICSNCGHAEHLFGEGGGEKLAAQYGVELLASLPLSMLIREQADSGKPTAIAEPESQIAMVYQELARQVGARIVLQEAAAPAMPNITISED from the coding sequence ATGAGTGCCGTCACTCGCGCAGCCGTCGAAGCCGTTCTTCGCCAGTACACCGACCCTTACCTGAACCAGGACCCGGTCAGCGCCGGCTGTGTCCAGGCCATCGATATCCAGGGCGATCGCGTTAGCGTGCAGCTGCAACTGGGCTATGCCGCCGGCCTGTTCAAGAATGGCTGGGCGCAGGTGCTGCAAACCGCCGTCGAAGGTATCGACGGGGTTGCCTCGGCGCAGGTCGAGATCAACTGCGTGATCGCCGCACACAAGGCCCAGGCGCAGATTCCGGGCCTGGCCAACGTCAAGAACATCATCGCCGTGGCCTCGGGCAAGGGCGGTGTCGGCAAATCCACCACCGCCGCCAACCTGGCCCTGGCCCTGGCCCGTGAAGGTGCGCGGGTGGGGATTCTCGATGCCGATATCTATGGCCCGAGCCAGGGCGTGATGTTCGGTATCGCCGAAGGCACCCGGCCACAGATTCGCGACCAGAAGTGGTTCGTACCGCTCAAGGCTCATGGCGTTGAAGTCATGTCCATGGCCTTCCTGACCGACGACAACACACCGATGGTCTGGCGTGGGCCGATGGTCTCCGGGGCGCTGTTGCAATTGGTGACCCAGACTGCCTGGGACGACCTCGATTACCTGGTGATCGACATGCCGCCGGGCACCGGTGACATCCAGCTGACCTTGGCGCAGAAAGTGCCGGTGGCCGGCTCGGTAATCGTCACCACGCCGCAGGACCTGGCGCTGCTCGATGCCAAAAAGGGTGTAGAGATGTTCCGCAAGGTCAACATCCCGGTGCTGGGCGTGGTCGAGAACATGGCTGTGCACATCTGCTCGAACTGTGGCCATGCCGAGCATCTGTTCGGTGAGGGCGGTGGCGAGAAGCTGGCGGCGCAGTACGGTGTCGAGCTGCTGGCCTCCCTGCCACTGTCGATGCTGATTCGCGAGCAGGCCGACAGCGGCAAGCCGACGGCGATTGCCGAGCCGGAAAGCCAGATTGCCATGGTCTATCAGGAGCTGGCCCGTCAGGTCGGTGCGCGGATCGTGTTGCAGGAAGCGGCGGCACCGGCGATGCCGAATATCACCATCAGCGAAGATTGA